Within the bacterium genome, the region AAACCAGATGTTAATCCACCTCAGATTAAAATAACTTTCCCCGAGGAAGGAGATACCATTTATGCAGATACTATCGTAAACTTTTTTATAAATGATGAATCTGCCATTAAAAAGGTTGCTTTATTGATAAATGAGAAAATAGTGAGTGTGGACTCTATTCCTCCCTTCTCGCTGGAAATAAAATTGGAAACGATTCAGGATTCCGTCGCAACAGTTAAAGTGAGGGCCACTGATTTCTGGGATAATACGGGCGAGTCAAGGCCAGTGAAGATTTTTCGGCCTTTAGTGAAGGAAGAAGAGAATTAAAATCGCAAGTACGAGGGTATAGATTCCAAAGAGGTATATTCTTCTCATTTGAACGATTTTTCTTAAAACAAACAGACTCCCGAGGCTTGTAAGGAATGCACTAAA harbors:
- a CDS encoding Ig-like domain-containing protein — protein: MAFFIISCGYKTPPPGKPDVNPPQIKITFPEEGDTIYADTIVNFFINDESAIKKVALLINEKIVSVDSIPPFSLEIKLETIQDSVATVKVRATDFWDNTGESRPVKIFRPLVKEEEN